A stretch of Carya illinoinensis cultivar Pawnee chromosome 14, C.illinoinensisPawnee_v1, whole genome shotgun sequence DNA encodes these proteins:
- the LOC122293229 gene encoding disease resistance protein RPV1-like: MVTPTLPSSLEHSSDDQWDYDIFLSFRGEDTRKSFVDHLYSALVRVGIDTFRDDDALRRGENISTELLNAIRGSRISIVVFSQGYASSKWCLEELAEIVHCKNTKSHTLFPVFYHVSPSDVRNQTGNFAESFARHEERFQKDMMRVKRWRAALTEAANCSGWDLESISNGYEAKFIDKIIKEILHQLHPNRLNVAKHPIGIDFRVVEIKALLHLEKNDVRIVSIHGMSGIGKTVIAKAVYNQVSDGFEGSSFLRDIKETSRQSDGLVKVQKNLLIDILKNRDLPLENVDRGIYLIKKLLARKKVLVVLDDVDHVDQLHALAGNTDWFGAGSRIIATTKDEHLLKQLGKYEKYKVEVLTCTDSLELFCWHAFKMPHPMEDYHELSISVVNYTGGHPLALKVLGSFLVGKSIIEWKSTMEKLQKMPDHDIQKVLQVSFDSLDEATMDIFLDIACFFVGMDVEYVTKILHGCSFFPDIGISNLVRRSVVIIDLHNRLRMHDLIRDIGREIVRESSHKDPGRRSRLWFYEDVLNVLHSEHMGSDVVEGLVLNPPSLVDIHLKTDAFAKMKNLRLLQINNVHLTGRFELLSKELRWLCWHKCPLKILPQNFHLENLVVLDLQHSNFKEVWNENRVFNKLKVLNLSYSKNLCKSPCFSRVPHLEILVLEGCINLIELHDSVRYLEGLVLLNLKGCKNLRNLPKSISGLESLETLNLSGCLQLEKLPENLGNMMALKELFIGGTAIKQPPSSLRFLMNWKGLSLSECKEQFSGSWLPRFSSWLSPRSLNPRTLLRASAVSGFGTLVKLVLSDCNLSEDKIPLDLGLFSSLQSLDLSENNFRILPNSISGLSKLETLYLHQNKSLSSISGLPANIETLSASGCSSLETLSFSSSSELAVLYLSGCCNLVDIQGLNLESNMQVELVGCDNLSSDFCESVLQCTRTNYTPCNRLIIFPTSEIPNWFSNQEMGSSISFRVPSLSVGDFRILYICAVYTCTEMSRMWWLDTGIEWPQIKMAVHNKTKGYQQVILPAAPGLLHVNYSDNLFLFRWSILRNKFVMLGNSYKIMELVSGDEIEFSFDLGAFAGVKKCGVHVLVDAPNIMDKNASDVQYICSDAVTGGIFEDDAFVVDEVFESDFSIGNKVCENDIVHRMRSLKVNGVVFEGHVATH; this comes from the exons ATGGTTACTCCAACCCTTCCATCATCTTTGGAACACAGTTCTGATGATCAGTGGGATTATGACATCTTCCTAAGTTTCAGAGGTGAAGACACTCGCAAGAGTTTCGTCGATCACCTCTACTCCGCTTTGGTGAGAGTCGGAATTGATACCTTCCGAGATGACGATGCGCTTCGAAGAGGGGAAAACATCTCTACCGAACTACTCAATGCGATCCGTGGATCAAGGATTTCCATTGTTGTCTTTTCCCAAGGCTATGCTTCTTCTAAGTGGTGTCTTGAAGAGCTTGCAGAAATCGTGCATTGCAAGAATACGAAAAGCCACACTCTTTTTCCAGTATTTTATCATGTGAGCCCTTCAGATGTTCGAAACCAGACTGGAAATTTTGCCGAATCATTTGCACGGCATGAAGAGCGGTTTCAGAAGGACATGATGAGGGTAAAAAGGTGGAGAGCAGCTCTTACTGAAGCTGCAAACTGTTCCGGCTGGGATCTCGAGAGTATTTCCAACGG GTATGAAGCAAAGTTCATCGATAAGATCATCAAAGAAATTTTGCATCAATTACACCCTAATCGCTTGAATGTGGCCAAACACCCGATAGGAATAGATTTTCGTGTTGTGGAGATCAAAGCCTTATTACATCTGGAAAAAAATGATGTTCGCATTGTTAGCATCCATGGGATGAGTGGAATAGGTAAAACAGTCATAGCAAAAGCTGTTTATAACCAAGTAAGTGATGGATTTGAAGGAAGTAGTTTTCTCCGAGACATCAAAGAAACTTCAAGACAGTCTGATGGTTTAGTCAAGGTACAAAAGAATCTTCTTATTGATATCTTGAAAAACAGAGATTTGCCATTGGAAAATGTTGATAGAGGAATCTATTTGATTAAGAAACTCCTTGCTAGGAAAAAAGTTCTTGTTGTTCTTGATGACGTGGATCATGTGGATCAACTACATGCATTAGCTGGAAACACTGACTGGTTTGGTGCTGGAAGTAGAATCATTGCAACAACCAAAGATGAACATTTGCTAAAGCAATtaggaaaatatgaaaaatataaagtGGAAGTATTGACTTGCACAGACTCTCTTGAACTTTTTTGCTGGCATGCCTTCAAGATGCCCCATCCAATGGAAGATTACCATGAGCTGTCCATTAGTGTAGTGAATTATACTGGAGGGCATCCATTAGCTCTTAAAGTTTTGGGTTCATTTCTTGTGGGAAAAAGCATTATTGAATGGAAAAGCACAAtggaaaaattacaaaaaatgccTGACCACGATATTCAAAAAGTACTTCAAGTAAGCTTTGATTCATTAGATGAGGCAACAATGGACATATTCCTTGATATTGCATGCTTCTTTGTAGGGATGGATGTAGAATATGTTACCAAAATTCTCCATGGTTGTAGTTTTTTTCCGGATATTGGTATTAGTAATCTTGTTCGGAGGTCTGTTGTAATAATAGATCTCCATAATAGGCTGAGGATGCATGATTTGATTCGAGATATAGGAAGGGAGATTGTTCGTGAAAGTTCACATAAAGATCCAGGAAGACGTAGTAGGTTGTGGTTTTACGAGGACGTGTTAAATGTACTACACAGTGAACATATG GGATCTGATGTAGTGGAGGGTCTTGTGCTAAATCCACCCTCACTTGTGGACATACATCTGAAAACCGATGCATTTGCGAAGATGAAGAATTTGAGGTTGCTCCAGATCAATAATGTGCATCTCACTGGACGCTTTGAGCTTCTTTCCAAAGAGCTAAGATGGCTATGTTGGCATAAGTGCCCATTGAAAATTCTACCGCAAAACTTTCATCTAGAGAACCTTGTTGTGCTTGACTTGCAGCATAGTAATTTTAAAGAAGTCTGGAATGAGAACAGG GTATTTAACAAGTTGAAAGTCCTTAATCTCAGCTATTCCAAAAATCTCTGCAAATCACCATGCTTCTCACGTGTCCCACATCTAGAGATACTAGTACTGGAAGGTTGCATAAACTTGATTGAGCTTCATGACTCTGTAAGATATCTTGAAGGGCTTGTTTTGTTGAATTTAAAAGGATGCAAGAACCTTAGGAATCTCCCAAAAAGCATTTCCGGATTAGAATCTCTTGAAACCCTTAATTTGTCTGGCTGCTTACAGCTTGAAAAGTTACCAGAGAATTTGGGGAATATGATGGCTTTAAAAGAGCTGTTTATAGGAGGAACTGCCATTAAGCAACCCCCATCGTCCTTGAGGTTTTTGATGAATTGGAAAGGGTTATCCTTATCTGAATGCAAAGAACAGTTCTCAGGATCTTGGCTACCACGTTTCTCATCATGGTTATCACCAAGAAGTTTGAATCCCAGAACTTTACTACGAGCTTCTGCTGTTTCTGGATTTGGCACTTTGGTAAAACTAGTTCTTAGTGATTGTAATTTGTCCGAAGATAAGATTCCCCTTGATCTTGGGTTATTCTCCTCCCTCCAAAGCTTGGATTTATCAGAAAACAATTTTCGTATTCTACCAAATAGCATCAGTGGCCTTTCTAAATTAGAAACTCTGTACTTACATCAGAACAAGTCTCTTTCCTCAATTTCGGGACTCCCTGCAAATATAGAGACATTATCTGCATCGGGCTGCTCATCATTGGAAACACTCTCATTTTCCTCGAGTTCTGAGTTAGCTGTACTTTACCTTAGTGGCTGCTGCAACCTGGTTGATATCCAAGGCTTAAACTTGGAATCTAACATGCAAGTTGAGTTGGTTGGGTGCGACAATCTGTCATCTGATTTTTGCGAGAGTGTTCttcag TGTACGCGGACCAACTATACTCCTTGTAACCGTTTGATTATCTTCCCAACTAGTGAGATTCCAAATTGGTTCAGCAATCAGGAAATGGGATCTTCTATATCGTTTCGTGTACCTTCGCTTTCAGTGGGTGATTttcgtatattatatatttgtgctGTTTATACATGCACTGAAATGTCCCGTATGTGGTGGTTAGATACCGGTATCGAATGGCCTCAAATCAAGATGGCAGTTCACAATAAAACCAAAGGATACCAACAGGTTATTCTTCCTGCTGCACCAGGTCTATTGCATGTGAACTATTCAGATAATTTGTTTCTATTCCGATGGTCTATTTTAAGAAACAAGTTTGTGATGCTTGGTAATTCTTACAAGATAATGGAGCTCGTAAGTGGAGACGAAATCGAGTTTTCCTTTGATTTAGGGGCATTTGCAGGGGTGAAGAAGTGTGGAGTTCATGTCTTGGTTGATGCCCCAAACATAATGGACAAAAATGCAAGTGATGTCCAATATATCTGTTCCGATGCTGTTACTGGTGGGATATTTGAAGATGATGCCTTTGTAGTTGATGAGGTCTTTGAATCAGACTTTTCTATTGGTAATAAGGTCTGTGAAAATGATATAGTACATAGGATGAGATCTTTGAAGGTAAATGGTGTGGTCTTTGAAGGCCATGTTGCCACGCATTGA